In Labilithrix sp., a single genomic region encodes these proteins:
- a CDS encoding M4 family metallopeptidase has translation MRNAKLGVLVLVVGVMGVAACAPEETKPQSEEWTIEDDARLGTPAFAAPKGVGPTVLAPRVDPSVATVSFLDRNRARFGLRAPKEELRKLRADVDALSMTHVRLQQVERGVPVAGGEVLAHYDAAGRVTSVQERYVPGLASLDLTPAIDEAAASRVAIEEARRLVPAIAAEALELAADPVLVVLADGGVKPVLAWQIEVRSGARHGWRIGVDAKTGAIVERIDQVEDIVGSGVALDGKVRPLNYARSTNTGGNVLADVTRPARIVTRDSTGTRSATPPLFTSEDGKSWDTASATAAGAAVDAHTNMAAVTDYFAKTFARKGWDDENGAMTVLVHFEDDDGTGLDNAFYSRTSNVIAFGDGKAKFKPLAGSLDITAHEYTHAVIATSSNLVYKDQSGALNESIADVFGAVVEHAIDPDPVDNWLLGEGSLRAGPQALRDLGAPEKGKQPKHMKELVQTTTDNGGVHINSGIPNHAAFLATMGGTNTVSKVKVNGGIGWDNLAKVWYRANATYLTTSSDFAAMAKATLLAAADLKLTPAEVDALDCAWKAVGVTQGECAAPPPPPPAAPAMDDDAPANEEPEDVGVTPAKADEELPASAEEEEEEKPAKRRKVLAGDDEEAPAAAAAGCSTTNAKTEAPWSALLGVLGLALVLRRRATR, from the coding sequence ATGCGCAACGCGAAGCTCGGTGTCCTGGTCCTTGTCGTCGGTGTGATGGGCGTGGCCGCGTGCGCGCCGGAGGAGACGAAGCCGCAGAGCGAAGAGTGGACGATCGAAGACGACGCGCGCCTCGGGACGCCGGCGTTCGCGGCGCCGAAGGGCGTGGGGCCGACCGTGCTCGCGCCGCGCGTCGATCCGAGCGTCGCGACGGTGAGCTTCCTCGATCGGAACCGCGCGCGCTTCGGTCTCCGCGCGCCGAAGGAGGAGCTCCGGAAGCTCCGCGCCGACGTCGACGCGCTCTCGATGACGCACGTCCGCCTCCAGCAGGTCGAGCGCGGCGTGCCGGTCGCCGGCGGCGAGGTCCTCGCCCACTACGACGCGGCGGGCCGCGTCACGTCGGTGCAAGAGCGCTACGTGCCGGGCCTCGCGTCGCTCGACCTCACGCCCGCGATCGACGAGGCCGCCGCGAGCAGGGTCGCGATCGAAGAGGCGCGCCGGCTCGTCCCCGCGATCGCGGCGGAGGCGCTCGAGCTCGCGGCGGACCCCGTCCTCGTCGTGCTCGCGGACGGCGGCGTGAAGCCCGTGCTCGCGTGGCAGATCGAGGTGCGGAGCGGCGCGCGCCACGGCTGGCGGATCGGCGTCGACGCGAAGACGGGCGCGATCGTCGAGCGGATCGATCAGGTCGAGGACATCGTCGGCTCCGGCGTCGCGCTCGACGGCAAGGTCCGCCCGCTCAACTACGCGCGGTCGACCAACACCGGCGGCAACGTGCTCGCGGACGTGACGCGGCCGGCGCGCATCGTCACGCGCGACTCGACCGGGACGAGGTCGGCGACGCCGCCGCTGTTCACGTCGGAGGACGGCAAGTCGTGGGACACCGCGTCCGCGACCGCAGCGGGCGCCGCGGTCGACGCGCACACGAACATGGCCGCCGTCACCGACTACTTCGCGAAGACGTTCGCGCGCAAAGGCTGGGACGACGAGAACGGCGCGATGACGGTGCTCGTCCACTTCGAGGACGACGACGGCACCGGCCTCGACAACGCGTTCTACTCGCGGACCTCGAACGTCATCGCGTTCGGCGACGGCAAGGCGAAGTTCAAGCCGCTCGCGGGCTCGCTCGACATCACCGCGCACGAGTACACGCACGCCGTCATCGCGACGAGCTCGAACCTCGTCTACAAGGACCAGTCCGGCGCGCTCAACGAGTCGATCGCGGACGTCTTCGGCGCCGTCGTCGAGCACGCGATCGACCCCGACCCGGTCGACAACTGGCTCCTCGGCGAGGGCTCCCTCCGCGCCGGCCCGCAGGCGCTCCGCGATCTCGGCGCGCCGGAGAAGGGCAAGCAGCCGAAGCACATGAAGGAGCTCGTGCAGACGACGACCGACAACGGCGGCGTCCACATCAACTCCGGCATCCCGAACCACGCCGCGTTCCTCGCGACGATGGGCGGCACGAACACGGTGTCGAAGGTGAAGGTGAACGGCGGCATCGGCTGGGACAACCTCGCGAAGGTCTGGTACCGCGCGAACGCGACGTACCTCACGACGAGCTCCGACTTCGCGGCGATGGCGAAGGCGACCCTCCTCGCGGCGGCCGATCTGAAGCTCACGCCGGCGGAGGTCGACGCGCTCGACTGCGCGTGGAAGGCGGTCGGCGTGACGCAAGGCGAGTGCGCCGCGCCGCCGCCGCCCCCTCCCGCCGCGCCCGCGATGGACGACGACGCGCCGGCGAACGAGGAGCCCGAAGACGTCGGCGTCACGCCGGCGAAGGCCGACGAGGAGCTGCCGGCGAGCGCGGAGGAGGAGGAAGAGGAGAAGCCGGCGAAGAGGCGCAAGGTCCTCGCGGGCGACGACGAAGAGGCGCCCGCGGCCGCCGCGGCCGGCTGCTCGACGACGAACGCGAAGACGGAGGCGCCGTGGAGCGCGCTCCTCGGTGTCCTCGGTCTCGCGCTCGTCCTCCGCCGGCGCGCTACTCGCTGA
- a CDS encoding M4 family metallopeptidase, giving the protein MRTIVLGLFVGGTCLFACADTRSEPSSLATSEEKAAEATLRERTGVAWTVRQDAVLHTAAFVAPPRGAGPRVTAKAFLAANKDVLKLRAPDEELVVTRTDVDDLAMTHVRMQQVERGVPVTGGNVRVHFDGEGRLTSLEQHYVPALAALDLTPAVTRDAALATATTALQARRGGAEGGAEVSVLGDARLVVDGYGVATPALAWEFDLRAGDRGAWRVLVDAHDGTVRLMFDRVTSIEGTGRGILGQERKIEFSVQNGRNVLVDTTRAAVIRTLDARQSPNVQSARVVTSNSATSWDTADRRAPGAAVDSHFFTALSTDFFANTLGYRGWDGKGGEQRVFTHVGDDQDGQPGWDNATFDPITNAVSFGDGRDFFNPFASSMDVVAHEFTHAVTNFTSGLIYLNQSGALNESISDVFGAVVEHSFAPDAVKNWHLGEGIPKGSDLPMRDMDKPESVSQPQPSHMSQFQQLSVEEDNGGVHVNSGIPNKAAQLMTVGGTHHVSKVTVAGKGIGWDNLAKVWHRANTTYLSESSDFAAMAKATLQAAADLKLGEDDVNTIDCAWKAVGVAQGTCIAPKTVDPTPTEVDPEATPLETKPGDESTPKKTKPKKKKTVEEDDEEEEEAIPAPRGCSTTPTKTDAPWSALLALFGLSLFLRRRARR; this is encoded by the coding sequence ATGCGTACGATCGTCCTCGGGCTCTTCGTCGGTGGTACTTGCCTCTTCGCCTGCGCGGATACGCGCTCCGAGCCTTCGTCCCTCGCGACGTCGGAGGAGAAGGCGGCGGAGGCGACGCTCCGCGAGCGCACGGGCGTCGCGTGGACGGTGCGGCAGGACGCGGTCCTCCACACCGCGGCGTTCGTCGCGCCGCCGCGTGGAGCGGGGCCGCGCGTGACGGCGAAGGCGTTCCTCGCGGCGAACAAGGACGTGCTGAAGCTGCGCGCGCCGGACGAGGAGCTCGTCGTCACGCGCACCGACGTCGACGACCTCGCGATGACGCACGTGCGGATGCAGCAGGTCGAGCGCGGCGTCCCCGTCACCGGCGGCAACGTGCGCGTGCACTTCGACGGCGAGGGGAGGCTGACGTCGCTCGAGCAGCACTACGTCCCCGCGCTCGCGGCGCTCGACCTGACGCCGGCGGTGACGCGCGACGCGGCGCTCGCGACCGCGACGACGGCGCTCCAGGCTCGCAGAGGCGGCGCGGAGGGCGGCGCGGAGGTGAGCGTGCTCGGTGACGCGCGGCTCGTCGTCGACGGCTACGGCGTCGCGACCCCCGCGCTCGCGTGGGAATTCGACCTGCGCGCCGGCGATCGCGGCGCGTGGCGCGTGCTCGTCGACGCGCACGACGGGACCGTGCGGCTCATGTTCGATCGCGTGACGTCGATCGAGGGGACGGGGAGGGGCATCCTGGGGCAGGAGCGGAAGATCGAGTTCTCCGTCCAGAACGGGCGCAACGTGCTCGTCGACACGACGCGCGCCGCCGTCATCCGCACGCTCGACGCGCGGCAGTCCCCCAACGTCCAGAGCGCGCGCGTCGTCACGAGCAACAGCGCGACGTCGTGGGACACGGCCGATCGACGCGCGCCCGGCGCGGCGGTGGACAGCCACTTCTTCACCGCGCTCTCGACCGACTTCTTCGCGAACACGCTCGGCTACCGGGGCTGGGACGGGAAGGGCGGCGAGCAGCGCGTGTTCACGCACGTCGGCGACGACCAGGACGGCCAGCCCGGCTGGGACAACGCGACGTTCGATCCGATCACGAACGCGGTCTCGTTCGGCGACGGCCGCGACTTCTTCAACCCGTTCGCGAGCTCGATGGACGTCGTCGCGCACGAGTTCACGCACGCGGTGACGAACTTCACCTCCGGCCTCATCTACCTGAACCAGTCCGGCGCGCTGAACGAGTCGATCTCGGACGTCTTCGGCGCGGTGGTCGAGCACTCGTTCGCGCCGGACGCCGTGAAGAACTGGCACCTCGGCGAGGGGATCCCGAAGGGGAGCGACCTCCCGATGCGCGACATGGACAAGCCGGAGTCGGTCTCGCAGCCGCAGCCGAGCCACATGAGCCAGTTCCAGCAGCTCTCGGTGGAGGAGGACAACGGCGGCGTGCACGTGAACAGCGGCATCCCGAACAAGGCCGCGCAGCTCATGACGGTGGGCGGCACGCATCACGTGTCGAAGGTCACCGTCGCGGGCAAGGGGATCGGCTGGGACAACCTCGCGAAGGTCTGGCACCGCGCGAACACGACCTACCTCTCGGAGAGCTCCGACTTCGCGGCGATGGCGAAGGCGACGCTGCAAGCCGCCGCCGACCTGAAGCTCGGCGAGGACGACGTGAACACGATCGACTGCGCGTGGAAGGCGGTCGGCGTCGCGCAGGGCACCTGCATCGCGCCGAAGACCGTGGACCCGACCCCGACCGAGGTCGACCCCGAGGCGACGCCGCTCGAGACGAAGCCCGGCGATGAGTCGACGCCGAAGAAGACCAAGCCGAAGAAGAAGAAGACCGTGGAGGAGGACGACGAGGAAGAGGAAGAAGCGATCCCCGCCCCGCGCGGCTGCTCGACGACGCCCACGAAGACGGATGCACCATGGAGCGCACTCCTCGCCCTCTTCGGCCTCTCTCTCTTCCTCCGTCGCCGCGCCCGCCGCTAA